The DNA sequence ATCAGGGCCTTTAATTGAGACAGATTCATACTTGTTGGACAACTCATTCGAACTCCACTAGGGTAGCTAATCTCAATACTTGTATGCTCCGATGAAACCAAATCAATTGGATTAGATACCTCAATTGGAATAAATGGTGTAGGTGTTTTTTTAGACTTCTTTAACCCTGCAACAAAAGTGGGGTCATACTTTTTTACCCAGTTGGAAAAAGTTTTGTAGGCCAATTTGGCCTCTATACTATAGGCTCTTTTAGATAAGCCACTTTCTTTCCATAAGTCAATATGCGTTCTTTTCTCGTCTTCTAAAACCATGATCAATTACTTCTTTTATGATCACAAATCTAGAGCGACTTTACAGGATATAAAATATGCGGTTGGTAGGATATTTACATATGCTTAACATCCTTGCCGTTGTCTATTGGGAGTATAGACATATGTACAATTCTTTAGTCTATGACTATGAATTTTATATGCTCCTTGGATGTTGATGTATGTATCGTGCAAAAGTAGATGCCTGCTGTCAAATGGCCTACTTCAATTGGGACCTTATGTATACCTGGATACATGTTTTGAGCAACAACATTATTAACTAGTTGTCCTCTGCTATTTAGAACATCAATCTGCATAAATTCGGGTTGAAGGATTCTGAAATGTATACTCGTTTGTTCGGAAGCAGGGTTAGGATATAGCTGCGCTTGTAGTCCTTCTTGTTCAAATAATTCAATAAAGCCAATTGGATCCTCTTCCCAGACAAACCGAAACCCGCGATAGCTTATTTTGTTACCTGAACTTCCGCTGTCGATATATAAGTCGAATACCTTTGTTCCAAATTCATCAAATTCGCTAACATTTGGGCTATTAGTAGAAACTCCACCCCAGCATATTAATACGTTATTATTTTCTAACATTTGAACATTACCTCTGTTGGGCGAATAGCTCACAAGAGGGTTTGTGAATTCTTGGACTAAAGTTGCCGTAAATAGGGTAGTGTCTATTTCATAAATAACACCTCTAGGTACCCCTGTAAATTTGGCGTTATCAAAAAGCAAGATATTTCCATTAGGAAGTTCCTGAGCAGCATGTTGCGAACAGAAACCGGTGTCGTTGACAAAAGTAAAGTCATTGCTATTACCACCTAACCTCCATATTATAGAGGAATCATTCATATTAATTTTTGTGATTTCGTCCATGCGTTTACTAGAGAACAATAAACTTCCATCGCTCATTTCCCAAACCGAATTTCCATGGACGTAATCTACATTGGTGGTTGGACCACCGATTTCATGCCTATTGTCGTTGGGAGAATAATGATTCCAAACATCCCATTCAAAAAGTACTTCTTTGGAATCTTTATCAATTTCTTGCGCATAGTCTCCTCTTACCGTCATATTCAGAAGGGTGTCGCCACCAATAAATACAGTGTCCCATAAATTTTCGTCAGTACATATTAATATTGGGTTGCCATTTTCTCTAAAAAAAATATCATGAAAATCTGTATCCTTATTATTCCCACAAGCGAAAGAATCTATTGGAGCATATTCTTCATCAACCAGAAAATGCTTCAATTTATCACGATCAAAGTAATTGAGGGTAGTGTCGGAGACCTTTTTGAAATCAACAAAATTTCCAAGACCATAATAAATAATATCTCCGTTGTTATCTACGATATAGTGATAAGCTATATTGGGTTCTACAGTGTTTGATATGAAAAGGTAACCATCGGCAACTTCTCCGATTATATTGGTAGTGATCATGGGAAAGTTTGCAGGTGGATCCACCCATTCACTGGATATTGCCTTTGTAGCCAATACAACTGTGAGGATAAGAATAATTAGCTTTTTGGAAAACGGAAAAAATTGATTCTTCAAAATAATAGTTAAAACTGTCTAAGTACTCTTACTACACTCCTTAGGGGTATTTTTCTTATTTCAAGACAGAAACACCGTTTGAATCAGTAGTAAGTACCACACTCATATAATCGAAAAAGGGACGCATTGCTTTAAAAGTCGTGCTTACTTCTTTGTAGAAATTAGGGGCGAGTGCTTCTTTGTCTGTAAATTTTTTCCAAACAATATATTGCTTGTATTTAAGCAAGTCTATAGCCGGATGATCCTTTGCATAACCACGTGGTGCCGACTTTACCTGCTCACC is a window from the Flavobacteriales bacterium genome containing:
- a CDS encoding aryl-sulfate sulfotransferase, giving the protein MKNQFFPFSKKLIILILTVVLATKAISSEWVDPPANFPMITTNIIGEVADGYLFISNTVEPNIAYHYIVDNNGDIIYYGLGNFVDFKKVSDTTLNYFDRDKLKHFLVDEEYAPIDSFACGNNKDTDFHDIFFRENGNPILICTDENLWDTVFIGGDTLLNMTVRGDYAQEIDKDSKEVLFEWDVWNHYSPNDNRHEIGGPTTNVDYVHGNSVWEMSDGSLLFSSKRMDEITKINMNDSSIIWRLGGNSNDFTFVNDTGFCSQHAAQELPNGNILLFDNAKFTGVPRGVIYEIDTTLFTATLVQEFTNPLVSYSPNRGNVQMLENNNVLICWGGVSTNSPNVSEFDEFGTKVFDLYIDSGSSGNKISYRGFRFVWEEDPIGFIELFEQEGLQAQLYPNPASEQTSIHFRILQPEFMQIDVLNSRGQLVNNVVAQNMYPGIHKVPIEVGHLTAGIYFCTIHTSTSKEHIKFIVID